From Cricetulus griseus strain 17A/GY chromosome 1 unlocalized genomic scaffold, alternate assembly CriGri-PICRH-1.0 chr1_0, whole genome shotgun sequence, a single genomic window includes:
- the Rbm15 gene encoding RNA-binding protein 15 has protein sequence MRSAGREPLPRRSPRWRRASPLCETSAGWRVSQLRRDDLRRPSTMKGKERSPVKPKRSRGGEDSSSRGERSKKLGGSGGSNGSSSGKTDSGGSRRSLHLDKSSSRGGSREYDTGGGSSSSRLHSYSSPSTKNSSGGGESRSSSRGGGGESRSSGAASSAPGGGDGVEYKTLKISELGSQLSDEAVEDGLFHEFKRFGDVSVKISHLSGSGSGDERVAFVNFRRPEDARAAKHARGRLVLYDRPLKIEAVYVSRRRSRSPLDKDTYPPSSSVVGTSVGSHRHAPGGGGGQRSLSPGGAALGYRDYRLQQLALGRLPPPPPPPLPRELERERDYPFYDRVRPAYSLEPRVGAGAGAAPFREVDEISPEDDQRANRTLFLGNLDITVTENDLRRAFDRFGVITEVDIKRPSRGQTSTYGFLKFENLDMSHRAKLAMSGKIIIRNPIKIGYGKATPTTRLWVGGLGPWVPLAALAREFDRFGTIRTIDYRKGDSWAYIQYESLDAAHAAWTHMRGFPLGGPDRRLRVDFADTEHRYQQQYLQPLPLTHYELVTDTFGHRAPDPLRSARDRTPPLLYRDRDRDLYTDSDWVPPPPPVRERSARAAASAVTAYEPLDSLDRRRDGWSLDRDRGDRDLPSSRDQPRKRRLPEESGGRHLDRSPESDRPRKRHCTPSPDRSPELSSNRDRYNSDNDRSSRLLLERPSPIRDRRGSLEKSQSDKRDRKNSASAERDRKHRTAAPTEGKNPLKKEERSDGNAPSASASSSKQKAPSQKQDGGTAPVAASSPKLCLAWQGMLLLKNSNFPSNMHLLQGDLQVASSLLVEGSTGGKVAQLKITQRLRLDQPKLDEVTRRIKVAGPNGYAILLAVPGSSDSRSSSSSATSDTATSTQRPLRNLVSYLKQKQAAGVISLPVGGNKDKENTGVLHAFPPCEFSQQFLDSPAKALAKSEEDYLVMIIVRAKLVNSG, from the exons ATGAGGTCTGCGGGGCGGGAGCCTTTGCCGCGGCGGAGTCCAAGATGGCGGCGTGCGAGTCCGCTGTGTGAAACGAGCGCGGGGTGGCGGGTTAGTCAGCTCCGCAGAGACGACCTCCGGCGACCCTCaacaatgaaaggaaaggagCGCTCGCCGGTGAAGCCCAAACGCTCCCGCGGCGGTGAGGACTCCAGTTCTCGTGGGGAGCGGAGCAAGAAGTTAGGGGGCTCTGGCGGCAGCAATGGGAGCAGCAGCGGGAAGACGGACAGCGGCGGGTCGCGGCGGAGCCTTCACCTGGATAAGTCCAGCAGCCGAGGTGGCAGCCGCGAGTATGACACCGGTGGGGGCAGCTCCAGCAGCCGCCTGCATAGTTACAGCTCCCCGAGCACCAAAAATTCCTCAGGCGGGGGCGAGTCGCGCAGCAGCTCCCGGGGTGGAGGCGGGGAGTCACGTTCCTCTGGGGCCGCCTCCTCAGCGCCTGGCGGCGGGGACGGAGTGGAGTACAAGACCCTGAAGATAAGCGAGTTGGGGTCCCAGCTGAGCGACGAGGCGGTGGAGGACGGCCTGTTTCACGAGTTCAAACGCTTCGGTGATGTAAGTGTCAAGATCAGTCACCTCTCGGGTTCTGGCAGCGGGGATGAGCGGGTAGCCTTTGTGAACTTCCGGAGGCCAGAGGACGCGAGGGCGGCCAAGCATGCCAGAGGCCGCCTGGTGCTCTATGACCGGCCTCTGAAGATAGAAGCCGTGTACGTGAGCCGGCGCCGCAGCCGCTCCCCGTTAGACAAAGATACTTACCCTCCGTCGTCCAGCGTGGTCGGAACCTCTGTCGGTAGCCACAGGCACGCCCCTGGAggaggtggaggtcagagatcactTTCCCCTGGCGGTGCTGCTTTGGGATACAGAGACTACCGGTTGCAGCAGTTGGCTCTTGGCCGCCTGCCgcctccacccccaccaccatTGCCCCGAGAGCTGGAAAGAGAACGAGACTACCCGTTCTATGACCGAGTGCGCCCAGCTTATAGTCTTGAGCCAAGGGTGGGAGCTGGAGCAGGTGCTGCTCCTTTCCGAGAAGTGGATGAGATCTCGCCCGAGGATGATCAGCGTGCTAACCGGACACTTTTCTTGGGCAACTTAGACATCACTGTGACAGAAAATGATCTAAGAAGGGCTTTTGATCGTTTCGGAGTCATCACAGAAGTGGACATTAAGAGGCCTTCTCGTGGACAGACCAGTACCTATGGTTTTCTCAAATTTGAGAACCTAGACATGTCTCACAGGGCCAAACTAGCAATGTCTGGCAAAATTATAATTCGGAATCCAATCAAGATTGGTTATGGTAAAGCCACACCCACCACCCGACTTTGGGTGGGTGGCCTGGGACCTTGGGTGCCTCTTGCTGCCCTGGCACGAGAATTTGATCGATTTGGCACCATACGAACCATTGACTACCGAAAAGGTGATAGTTGGGCATATATACAGTATGAAAGCTTGGATGCAGCTCATGCTGCCTGGACCCATATGCGTGGATTCCCACTCGGTGGCCCAGATCGTCGCCTTAGAGTAGACTTTGCAGACACAGAGCATCGTTACCAGCAGCAGTATCTTCAGCCTCTGCCCTTGACTCATTATGAACTAGTGACAGATACTTTTGGGCATCGAGCGCCTGACCCTTTGAGGAGTGCTCGGGATAGGACGCCACCCTTACTATACAGAGATCGTGATCGGGACCTTTATACTGATTCTGATTGGGTGCCACCCCCACCACCAGTTCGAGAACGCAGTGCTCGTGCTGCAGCTAGTGCTGTGACTGCTTATGAGCCACTGGATAGCTTGGATCGAAGGAGGGATGGCTGGTCATTGGACAGGGACAGAGGTGATCGGGATTTGCCTAGCAGCAGGGACCAGCCAAGGAAGAGAAGGCTGCCTGAAGAAAGTGGAGGACGGCATCTGGATAGATCACCTGAGAGTGACCGGCCACGAAAACGTCATTGCACTCCTTCTCCTGACCGAAGTCCAGAACTGAGCAGTAACAGAGATCGCTACAACAGTGACAACGATCGATCTTCTCGTCTTCTTTTGGAAAGGCCCTCTCCAATCAGAGATAGACGGGGCAGTTTGGAGAAGAGCCAGAGTGACAAGCGAGACCGTAAAAACTCTGCATCAGCTGAACGGGATAGGAAGCACCGGACAGCTGCTCCCACAGAGGGAAAAAACCCTCTGAAAAAGGAAGAACGTTCTGATGGCAATGCACCCAGTGCCAGCGCGTCATCATCAAAGCAGAAAGCTCCTTCCCAGAAACAGGATGGAGGGACAGCTCCTGTGGCAGCATCCTCTCCCAAACTCTGTTTGGCTTGGCAGGGCATGCTTCTACTGAAGAACAGCAACTTCCCTTCCAACATGCATCTATTGCAGGGTGACCTCCAAGTTGCTAGCAGTCTACTTGTGGAGGGTTCAACTGGAGGCAAAGTAGCCCAGCTCAAGATCACTCAGCGTCTCCGTTTGGACCAGCCCAAGTTGGATGAAGTAACTCGTCGCATCAAAGTGGCAGGGCCCAATGGTTATGCCATACTTCTGGCTGTACCTGGAAGTTCTGACAGCCGATCCTCCTCTTCGTCAGCTACATCAGACACTGCCACCTCTACACAGAGGCCACTTAGGAACCTTGTGTCCTATTTAAAGCAAAAGCAGGCAGCTGGGGTGATCAGCCTCCCTGTGGGGGGCAACAAAGACAAGGAGAACACAGGGGTTCTTCATGCCTTCCCACCTTGTGAGTTCTCTCAGCAGTTCCTGGATTCCCCTGCCAAGGCACTGGCCAAATCTGAAGAAGATTACCTGGTCATGATCATTGTTCGTG CAAAACTGGTGAACAGCGGATGA